CTATTCTTGTTAGCACCGACCGGGCGATTGCGGCGACAGATATCATCCACCTGTATGGGCATCGCTTCAAGATCGAATGCACGTTCCGTGAGATGAGGCAGGCTATTAGTGGATTTGGCTACCGGTTTTGGAGCAAAGCCATGTCCAAACTGCAGCGATATCTGAAAAAGGGAGACCCTCATCCACTGGAAGATGTGGTTGATGAGAAAGACAGGGAAAACATTCGATCGACCGTTAAAGCCATCGAAAGTTTTGTCATGTGTAGTTGTATTGCCATGGGTCTGTTGCAACTCATCACGGTGCGCTTTTCTCATCGTGTGCCAAACTTTTTCTTTCGCTATTTGCGGACGCCTTCGAAGAGCGTCGTCTCCGAAGCCACAGTTATGGCTTATTTGCGCCGATCTATTTTTCGCATGTTTGCTCAAAACCAGCATTTACCCATAACGAAAATAATCCAAGCCAAGCAGGAAACGCCTGATTATGAGGACGATTCATTGGCTTCTTAGCGATCAAAACTTTTTACTGTGCAGAATTAAAGGAGTGGATAGGACCGGGCGTTATTAGCTAATGTACTGGTATTTTCTTTTAGCAGACAAAACGCATTTTAAAGACACCAATTAAAGAAACCTTCTCATAAGAAAAGTGCTGTTTAGCAACATTCGTTCTTCTTGGAAAGAGACTTCCGACAATTAACAAGTCGTTGGTTAGGAATACGTGTCAATTCCTTTTAAGTGAGTTAATCGTGCGTTTAGACTTCACCTAACTTGTACCAAATCTTAGCGTGTACAGGGGCAACAATCAACAGAAGTAAACTTCTTAGAACAATGAATCAGATACAAAACCTTGTCCGATGAACCCATATTATAATATTAGGGAAACTGTCCGCCGTCCATGCCGACACACCGTCTATCCCCTTGGTGATTAGCTCAAAAGACAGAAGTAAAGTTAAGCTTATGGCTTCAAACGAACTGGGCGCTTTTGTTCACTATAATAGTAAAAGCGCCCGTTCTGCTGCTTGGATGATAGGCGTGTGATTCAATTAGAACATTCCGAAATAGATTGAAGGGATGGGCAAAAACACCCGTTATTCCCTACCTATAACGGTTTTTGATAGCCACCTGCGAACAACCGCCCGCCATGTTGTTCCAATACTTCCTCAATCAACGTATAGAAGGGTTTATATTCTCCTGTCTTCATAAAATGACGAAAAAATTCAAGATAACGGTCACAAAAATCTGGATCGAAATGAAGCAAGGAACGATACATCCACTTTCCCTGTCCGATCCAATACCCATTGGCTCGTAATACAAATTCAGACACAAGGGCAAAAAGTTTATACGCCACAAATATTTTTTCCTTGTCACACGTCGAGTCGTTCAAATCCCCTAATAAATCGGTAATCATAAACCGCATCTCTTGATGTTTTTCATCTGCCCATAGAGACGGCACCTGTCGGGTCCTTTCTTGGGCTTCAGCTTGAATCGCTGTGGCTGATCCATCATCTTTCAGAACCATTCCTTCGGCGCACATTCGAAGAATGGAAGGGATCCCTTCAAAGCAACTCGTAGCAAACGCCATAGATAGGGATACCCGATGATAAACAAACGTTTCAATGTTCCACCCGAAAGCAAAAAAACATTGGTAAAAGGCTGATGGCTGCGTTGAATCAAGGATGACGATATCTAAATCGGAATGTTTTGTTAATTCTTTTTGCGCACCACTCCCGCCCAAGAAAGCCACATCACAATGTGGAAACGTTTGTTGAATGAAATGTTCCGCCGCTGTTCTTGCCGGCATAGGCATGGATATTTTCCTCCTGAAGCCCAGGGTTACATTCTACAGGATATCATCGAAATCCCGTTTAGACTTAATAGAAAAACGGGAATAACAATCGTCTTAAGAAAAAGAAGGGAAAATGCCTACGTCTAAACCGGCGGAACCTTCCGGGATACCCAAAACCAAATCCGGGATACCCGTAACCAAATTGACGGTTCATGTCATCTTGATCTTCTCGTTCCATATCTCCCACAGGTATCAGTAGGTACACCCCTTCATCATCGACACTGTCAATGATTCCATCATAAACTTGCCCATCCGTGCCTTCGCATTGAACGAGATGATAATGGTATCTTTGACATAAATCATACATGTGGTGTTTATGGGCTGTGACGTCCTTTTTCTCGGGTTTCATTTGGTGGCTGGGGTGATGAGACAGGTGATGCTGGTGAGCATAGCCATCATACATGGGTCCATATGAGCGATTTGCTGGTTGAACCATCGAAGACGGAATGAAAAATGGGCTATAAACTGGGGCAACACCGGGTAATGCTCCATATGTCTGCATGTCTTGGTGTTGCTCTCCCCCTCGATGCTGATGCGGTACTGCTTCAGCTTGATGAGCAGGATAACCATACATTGGTTGCGTGTACATCGGGTATGGTGCGAAAACCGGCCGATAAAGCGGGTAAGCGCTTGGGGTGTAGCTATACGTCGGTGTTATCGGATGTTGATTTTCCTCCCAATGAGCTTGGTTTTGTCGACTTTCTTCCCAATGGTTTTGGGCATTCTCCTCCTGATGGCTGAGTGGCTCTTGCTCATAATTCCATGGTTCAGTCATGTAAAGGCCTCCTCGTACACATTTTAATGACACACATTTTATATAATATGGTCATTGGGGTTG
The Salicibibacter kimchii DNA segment above includes these coding regions:
- a CDS encoding nucleotidyltransferase domain-containing protein, translating into MPMPARTAAEHFIQQTFPHCDVAFLGGSGAQKELTKHSDLDIVILDSTQPSAFYQCFFAFGWNIETFVYHRVSLSMAFATSCFEGIPSILRMCAEGMVLKDDGSATAIQAEAQERTRQVPSLWADEKHQEMRFMITDLLGDLNDSTCDKEKIFVAYKLFALVSEFVLRANGYWIGQGKWMYRSLLHFDPDFCDRYLEFFRHFMKTGEYKPFYTLIEEVLEQHGGRLFAGGYQKPL